In the Ilumatobacteraceae bacterium genome, one interval contains:
- a CDS encoding transposase produces MTALVQQELRTGLEVEMTDHLGYERHAADGRNTGNSRNGSYPKTVTTEVGKVRLDVSRDRNASFEPATIPKGQRRLDGFSGNVISLYAKGMTTGDILAHLAEIYDTDISPGHDQPDHRRRLRRHAAGSTDHSTACVPPRSVIGSCRYACL; encoded by the coding sequence TTGACCGCGCTGGTGCAGCAGGAGTTGCGGACCGGGTTGGAGGTCGAGATGACCGATCACCTCGGCTATGAACGCCACGCTGCCGATGGGCGCAACACCGGCAACTCTCGCAACGGCTCGTATCCGAAGACGGTGACAACCGAGGTCGGCAAGGTCCGACTCGACGTATCGCGGGACCGCAACGCGAGCTTCGAGCCGGCGACGATCCCGAAGGGGCAGCGTCGTCTCGACGGGTTCAGCGGGAACGTGATCTCGTTGTATGCGAAGGGCATGACGACCGGCGACATCCTGGCGCACCTCGCGGAGATCTACGACACCGACATCTCCCCCGGACACGATCAGCCGGATCACCGACGCCGTCTTCGACGACATGCAGCAGGCAGCACCGACCACTCGACGGCGTGTGTCCCTCCCCGATCGGTCATCGGCTCATGCCGATATGCGTGCCTCTGA